In Clostridia bacterium, one genomic interval encodes:
- a CDS encoding cation transporter has product MPCFRKTKIGATGSTGPSNAAGAAVAAGADSAQTVLRVEGMTCSHCKMAVEKALSSLPGVKSAAVDLGAKTATVNHTPGQAEVDAYIRAVEDAGYKVVR; this is encoded by the coding sequence ATGCCTTGTTTCCGAAAGACGAAGATCGGCGCCACTGGCAGCACCGGCCCATCCAACGCAGCGGGGGCGGCGGTCGCTGCCGGCGCGGATTCGGCTCAGACTGTGCTCCGTGTTGAAGGAATGACATGCAGTCACTGCAAAATGGCGGTGGAGAAGGCCCTCTCCAGCCTTCCAGGAGTGAAGTCGGCGGCGGTTGACCTCGGAGCCAAGACCGCGACTGTCAACCACACGCCTGGTCAGGCTGAAGTCGATGCCTACATCCGTGCGGTTGAGGATGCGGGATACAAGGTAGTTCGGTGA